A single region of the Plasmodium malariae genome assembly, chromosome: 7 genome encodes:
- the PmUG01_07036400 gene encoding alpha-tubulin N-acetyltransferase, putative — translation MKCVPSNKPPGEIKQLQIKKFTRDDLLFRRLENDVHKISHLSSKDQKLYGVLTSLVNIMDNDYKLYCLTHQNNLIGILKIGTKNLYLYDKKKLHYRSCTCVLDFYIMKDFQKRGLGIELFNCMLRDNTISPSNLCYDNPSYKMQNFLKKYFAPCNLIKQPNNFVTFDNYFV, via the exons ATGAAATGTGTTCCTAGTAACAAACCTCCTGGAGAAATAAAACAActtcaaattaaaaaatttacacgGGATGATTTGCTTT TCCGAAGGTTAGAAAATGACGTTCACAAAATAAGCCACCTGTCCAGCAag gatcaaaaattatatgggGTTTTAACTTCATTGGTGAACATAATGGACAACGATTACAAACTATAC TGCCTGACACACCAAAATAATCTAATAGGAATATTAAAA ATAGGCACGAAAAACCTGTATCtatatgacaaaaaaaagCTACATTATCGAAGTTGCACGTGTGTATTAG ATTTTTACATAATGAAAGATTTTCAAAAAAGGGGCCTTGGAATt gAGCTTTTTAATTGTATGTTAAGAGACAACACAATATCGCCTTCAAACTTATG CTACGACAATCCATCTTACAAGATGCAAAATTTtctcaaaaaatatttcgcCCCATGCAATTTAATTAAGCAG cCCAATAATTTTGTTACCTTTGATAATTACTTTGTTTGA
- the SF3A3 gene encoding splicing factor 3A subunit 3, putative — translation MAQFLIEQIRYIHEEIELIEKAIAELIEEKVKNSKKSILYDYSINYLVEKVQKKSKLLLQYYNDEDNLKKEEMQFISGKTNDEKNDVWKNYYERIKYVKDYHKKTNIKKIEIKSYKLYKNEALKNNNLKELFSPLEKKGKYMDMSKFYNDFINIKKIKEFRMNMFRKKEMINRKKKSVSTKGGGANSVNNNSGGTHNGSGNDVVPNNDGANENNCTSRSKHSSTTRLNEFKEMDLVTYLHNFTRFYYIPRYCKYRNEEYKNYLQNLLHYLMTFFQKINILVDCQKTFAQYEKSFNEKFENKEIKQWEKFTYDLDNYCNINDKLYASEGTYKCYLKSKNYDDDLKKYLKKQYTVEQLQEIKKNIEIEDKEMAKWEYLIELYKNILNKKFQKTVENIQRKQAFTIDEIQKRKKAEKKNEHLLSIKDDILNSKNNGTINGSSITNSITNNGINYDHTIDAWLNLNLSASSSDYDSSECSDAGSNEQEEEEEENEDEKPIYNPLNLPLGYDNKPIPYWLYKLHGLSKEYKCEICGNYSYFGRAMFEKHFYEWRHSFGMKCLNIPNTLHFKEITKIEDALNLYEKLKKQTQLNIFKPDQEVECEDSKGNVMNIKAYDDLKRQGLL, via the coding sequence ATGGCGCAATTTTTAATTGAGCAAATACGATACATACACGAAGAAATTGAATTAATAGAGAAGGCAATAGCAGAACTGATTGAAGAGAAGGTAAAGAACAGTAAGAAAAGTATTTTGTATGATTACTCCATAAATTATTTAGTGGAAAAAGTGCAAAAGAAATCAAAACTGTTGTTGCAATATTATAATGATGAagacaatttaaaaaaagaagagatgCAATTTATATCTGGAAAAACAAATGATGAGAAGAATGATGTgtggaaaaattattacgagagaattaaatatgttaaagattatcataaaaaaacaaatattaaaaagatcGAAATTAAGAGTTAcaagttatataaaaatgaagccttaaaaaataataatttgaagGAACTTTTTTCAcctttagaaaaaaaaggaaaatatatggaCATGAGTAAATTTTACaatgattttataaatatcaaAAAGATTAAAGAATTCCGCATGAACATGTTTAGAAAGAAGGAAATGATTAaccggaaaaaaaaaagcgtaTCTACCAAAGGAGGAGGCGCTAATAGTGTAAACAACAATAGTGGAGGTACTCATAACGGAAGCGGAAACGACGTAGTTCCAAATAATGATGGTGCAAACGAGAACAACTGCACGAGCAGGAGCAAACATAGCAGCACAACACGCTTGAACGAATTCAAGGAAATGGACCTAGTAACCTATTTGCATAATTTTACGAGGTTTTACTACATTCCAAGATATTGCAAATACAGAAATGaagaatacaaaaattatttacaaaacTTGTTACATTATTTGATGAcgttttttcaaaaaatcaATATACTTGTGGATTGTCAAAAAACGTTTGCACAATATGAAAAAAgctttaatgaaaaatttgaaaataaagaaataaaacaatgGGAAAAATTTACTTATGATTTAGATAACTATTGTAATATTAACGATAAGTTATATGCATCGGAAGGGACCTATAAATGCTATctgaaaagtaaaaattatgacgacgatttaaagaaatatttaaaaaaacaatatacaGTGGAACAATtacaagaaataaaaaaaaatatagaaatagaGGATAAAGAAATGGCAAAATGGGAGTATTTAATTGAgctttacaaaaatattttaaataaaaaatttcaaaaaactGTTGAGAACATACAAAGAAAACAAGCTTTTACAATTGatgaaatacaaaaaagaaaaaaagcagaaaagaaaaatgagcACCTGCTGAGTATAAAGGATGACATTCTGAATAGCAAAAATAATGGTACTATAAATGGTAGTAGTATTACTAATAGTATCACTAATAATGGGATTAATTATGATCACACCATTGATGCTTGgcttaatttaaatttatcagCGTCCTCATCAGATTATGACTCTTCCGAATGCTCTGATGCAGGTAGTAATGAacaagaagaagaagaagaagaaaatgagGATGAAAAACCTATTTACAATCCTTTAAACTTACCATTAGGATATGATAATAAACCCATACCTTATTggttatataaattacatggtctttcaaaagaatataaatgtgaaatatgcggaaattattcttatttcgGTAGAGCAATGTTCGAAAAACATTTCTACGAATGGAGGCATTCCTTCGGAATGAAATGCTTAAATATACCAAACACATTACACTTCAAAGAAATTACGAAAATTGAGGATGCATTAAATTTGTAcgaaaaacttaaaaaacaGACACAactgaatatttttaagccTGACCAGGAAGTGGAGTGCGAAGATTCCAAGGGAAACGTTATGAACATAAAAGCCTATGACGATTTGAAAAGACAGGGCTTGCTCTAA
- the TRF1 gene encoding telomeric repeat binding factor 1, putative, translating into RTNVSLKDKPTNIKKVFILEKD; encoded by the coding sequence AGAACGAATGTAAGTTTAAAGGATAAGCCcacaaatattaaaaaggtaTTCATCCTAGAAAAAGACTAA